A single window of Shewanella sp. Choline-02u-19 DNA harbors:
- a CDS encoding LacI family DNA-binding transcriptional regulator codes for MKVTINDVAKHAGVSIKTVSRVTNNEPSVKQATIDKVNEAIQALNYQPNLAARSLAGTSSYVIGFVYDNPNAYYIIDMQNGILSACKDLGYELLIHPCDSKSADICDELIKLVKHNRLSGLVLTPPLSEDPVILAALDKIDACYVRIIAGEKLEDNNGLAVLVDDKSGAISITQHLIDLGHKQIAFLSGDEQHESTKERLAGFKQALSNNNIAINNNFIIDGQYSFESGVEGAKKLLRQSKRPTAIVACNDEIAAGALFAARLEGVDIPADISIVGFEDSPFSRQTWPKLTTVHQPNEKIAHIATELLIAKRRAQASDQSRVFVPEPVIRDSSTSPKK; via the coding sequence ATGAAAGTCACTATTAATGATGTCGCTAAACACGCTGGCGTATCGATAAAAACCGTCTCTCGTGTCACCAATAACGAGCCTTCGGTAAAGCAAGCAACGATAGATAAAGTTAATGAAGCCATTCAAGCATTAAATTATCAACCCAACCTTGCGGCAAGAAGCCTAGCAGGAACAAGCTCTTACGTTATTGGTTTTGTTTATGACAATCCTAACGCCTACTATATTATTGATATGCAAAATGGTATTTTGTCTGCATGTAAAGATCTTGGCTATGAGCTGTTGATCCACCCTTGTGACTCAAAGTCTGCAGATATTTGCGATGAACTAATAAAGCTGGTTAAGCACAATAGGTTATCGGGTTTAGTCCTCACTCCTCCTTTATCAGAGGATCCGGTAATATTGGCCGCACTTGATAAAATAGATGCCTGTTATGTACGCATTATTGCAGGTGAAAAGCTTGAAGATAATAATGGCCTAGCAGTGCTGGTGGATGATAAATCTGGCGCGATATCTATCACACAACATTTAATCGATCTCGGTCATAAACAGATCGCATTCTTAAGTGGTGATGAACAACATGAATCGACTAAAGAGCGTTTAGCCGGTTTTAAGCAAGCACTAAGCAACAATAATATTGCGATTAATAATAACTTCATCATTGATGGACAATATTCGTTTGAATCGGGGGTCGAAGGCGCTAAAAAACTATTAAGGCAGTCAAAAAGACCTACCGCTATCGTCGCTTGTAACGATGAAATTGCCGCAGGGGCATTGTTTGCAGCACGACTTGAGGGAGTTGATATACCAGCAGACATTTCGATTGTCGGCTTTGAGGATAGTCCTTTTTCACGTCAAACCTGGCCTAAACTGACCACAGTGCATCAGCCCAACGAAAAAATTGCACATATCGCTACTGAGTTATTAATCGCCAAGCGTCGCGCTCAAGCGTCAGATCAATCGAGAGTATTTGTGCCAGAGCCAGTGATTAGAGATTCTTCAACCTCGCCTAAAAAGTAA
- a CDS encoding GspH/FimT family pseudopilin — translation MVTKIKGFTLVELMVTIAIAAILITIAMPSLTSMYEAMRSDSEVRKLQQTFAFARNQAISYGLDVTVCPLGTDLNTCGTKWIKGITVLYDNAGSNESLKVINEFNSQDTLTFASNSIVFSPDGLASTSGTMTYCPGGATSSNCKSLILAVSGRVNIPD, via the coding sequence ATGGTAACAAAGATAAAAGGATTCACACTGGTAGAGCTAATGGTTACCATCGCCATCGCGGCAATACTAATTACAATCGCAATGCCCTCATTAACCTCTATGTATGAAGCTATGCGCAGTGACAGTGAAGTTCGAAAACTGCAACAAACATTCGCTTTTGCTAGAAATCAGGCAATTAGTTACGGTTTAGATGTTACTGTTTGCCCACTGGGCACCGACTTGAATACTTGCGGCACTAAATGGATAAAGGGCATTACAGTCCTATATGATAATGCGGGCTCAAATGAATCACTCAAAGTCATTAATGAGTTTAACTCTCAAGACACGTTAACCTTTGCGTCAAACTCTATTGTTTTTAGTCCCGATGGATTAGCTTCCACGTCAGGCACCATGACTTACTGTCCCGGTGGGGCAACAAGTTCAAATTGTAAGTCATTGATACTAGCTGTATCTGGCAGAGTTAATATTCCCGACTAA
- a CDS encoding GspH/FimT family pseudopilin: MIKKKHGFTLIELMVTLAVSATLIAIAVPSFTALYAYIRADTNIRKIQQSIQLARNHAITYGIRVTVCPIEHQRCSANWHENISIFTDTGQSNIIDGNDRLVYLLGPFNPRDTIVFNRVSIKFQPDGLAAGSNGTLKYCPDSTRSSYAKAIVINRSGRARFSSRNDIDCSQ; this comes from the coding sequence ATGATTAAAAAGAAGCATGGCTTTACGTTAATCGAGCTTATGGTCACATTAGCCGTCAGTGCTACTTTAATAGCCATTGCGGTACCGTCATTTACCGCTCTATATGCTTACATTAGAGCAGATACTAATATTCGAAAGATTCAACAATCTATTCAACTTGCAAGGAACCACGCTATTACATACGGGATAAGGGTAACCGTTTGCCCAATAGAGCATCAACGCTGCTCAGCTAATTGGCATGAAAACATTAGTATATTTACCGATACAGGCCAATCTAACATTATCGATGGTAATGATAGATTAGTTTACTTACTGGGCCCGTTTAACCCACGAGACACGATCGTTTTCAACAGAGTATCAATTAAATTTCAACCCGATGGACTTGCTGCGGGTTCTAATGGCACTTTAAAATATTGCCCCGATTCCACACGAAGCTCATACGCAAAAGCCATCGTTATAAACCGTTCAGGTAGAGCCCGCTTTTCTTCACGTAATGATATCGATTGTTCGCAGTAA
- a CDS encoding TapY2 family type IVa secretion system protein → MKIINLCLLAILLPSFSWAATLPRTEKMDYKCFIKSSAGNKVLFYNWPIKEFELKMASLPSKQYSDKKGRKVFIQDVEECVAINDAFASKKAQKQDELTVR, encoded by the coding sequence ATGAAGATCATTAACTTATGCTTACTGGCGATACTATTGCCTAGTTTTTCATGGGCGGCAACATTGCCAAGAACTGAAAAAATGGACTATAAGTGCTTTATTAAATCATCAGCGGGTAACAAAGTTTTATTTTATAACTGGCCGATAAAAGAGTTTGAATTGAAGATGGCCAGTTTGCCGAGTAAACAATATTCAGACAAAAAAGGACGTAAAGTCTTTATCCAAGATGTAGAAGAGTGCGTCGCGATAAACGATGCTTTTGCGTCTAAAAAGGCGCAAAAACAAGATGAATTAACAGTCCGGTAA
- a CDS encoding PilX N-terminal domain-containing pilus assembly protein, with the protein MKKQNGMVLFLSLIILLIMTVIGVALASNSNMSMKMAGAGSERIEANIIANGALDKVIDDNKGTNFANMVAETPSNVMGESQSMLPLPDNGTVQDVSCQRSGNASSANLISCRRIEISSSASFGKNDIGNLTVVAGVEQEVLKI; encoded by the coding sequence AAAACAAAATGGAATGGTGCTTTTTCTGTCTCTGATAATACTCCTTATTATGACCGTTATTGGTGTGGCTTTGGCGAGCAACTCAAATATGTCGATGAAAATGGCTGGTGCAGGTTCAGAAAGAATAGAGGCAAACATTATTGCTAATGGCGCCCTAGATAAGGTCATTGATGATAATAAAGGAACTAACTTCGCTAATATGGTTGCCGAAACTCCCAGCAATGTGATGGGGGAATCTCAATCAATGTTGCCGTTACCTGATAACGGCACCGTTCAGGATGTGAGCTGTCAGCGCAGTGGTAATGCTAGCTCGGCTAACTTAATCAGTTGCCGCAGAATTGAAATATCAAGTAGCGCCAGTTTCGGCAAGAATGATATCGGCAATCTGACCGTAGTTGCGGGTGTAGAGCAAGAAGTGTTAAAGATTTAA
- a CDS encoding TonB-dependent receptor: protein MRPSTFKKNVLATNIALLLGSAVSMSAMAADADATVAADENIEKIEVRGMRASMKASINAKRFSDSVVDAVTAEDIGKFPDGDVGESLARIPGVAVNRQFGQGQQVSIRGASSQLTRTLLNGHSVASTGWYDQQAIDRSFNYSLLPPEMVGAIEVYKSSQADIAEGGIGGTVIVKTRKPLDLDSNSIFISAKADYGTISEETDPELSGLYSWKNENESFGFLVSAAASETSYQRNGIESLVGWGDIVPTTFEQDRERTAINGAFQYRPTDNLEFGLSIMTLDMKANNANTSLFTMFPDDKEAACEQKNSSGTCTFYRRDGKGANPGWAQTWARKASMDSNTYDLDFKYDADSYTLEGRVGNTKSEGGTDMTSNYGFWLGDAADYAGTYDATGDVINIDIAKKSFGAEDFKGQLAPAGWSLKKQPNSDEETYAQFDVTVPVDLGAITSFKTGVRWTDHDVKQETFPGIVNADIAAKDASEYYSGTVSSGAGFTLPKPNLDAMLKDANAAISGFDKDNTVYKSGYGTISEENLALYLMANFEADGIRGNFGLRYISTDATSDYYNLQSDGSYADGLSTLESSYSDVLPSVNVAFDVAPDVIIRTSASQVISRPNYGDMFASSALAGYADGTAGNEVVNTGNIALEPFKATQADLGVEWYFSPDGIVAATYFIKDISSFVTSNQILNQSIGIVDPDSGVDSWTKSTKKNGTGGQIQGVELQLQDSFENGLGYSANYTFADSDAPADNYPDQVSVFSDSSKHTVNLVGYYEMEDFSARVAYNWRSEYMIRELPGFYGNREHQDYGTVDLSANYNITDYLSVTFEVVNLLEEDSVQLGVAPDAAEVKPELKNGYPAWSFEGEARYKVGVALRF from the coding sequence ATGCGACCATCTACTTTTAAGAAAAATGTACTAGCTACAAACATTGCGCTACTCCTCGGAAGCGCAGTATCTATGTCTGCCATGGCAGCTGATGCTGATGCAACTGTCGCAGCAGATGAAAATATCGAAAAAATTGAAGTACGTGGTATGCGTGCATCAATGAAAGCGTCAATTAACGCAAAAAGATTTTCAGATTCAGTTGTTGATGCGGTAACTGCTGAAGATATCGGTAAGTTCCCAGACGGTGATGTTGGTGAGTCACTGGCTCGTATTCCTGGTGTTGCTGTAAACCGTCAGTTTGGACAAGGCCAGCAAGTTTCAATTCGTGGCGCTTCTAGCCAGTTGACACGCACATTGCTTAACGGACATTCAGTTGCCTCTACGGGTTGGTATGACCAACAAGCTATTGACCGTAGTTTCAACTATTCACTTCTACCACCAGAAATGGTCGGTGCAATTGAAGTATACAAGTCTTCTCAAGCTGATATCGCAGAAGGCGGTATCGGTGGTACGGTAATTGTTAAAACCCGTAAGCCGTTAGATCTTGATTCCAATTCAATTTTCATCAGCGCTAAAGCCGACTACGGCACTATTTCTGAAGAGACAGATCCAGAACTTTCTGGCTTATATAGCTGGAAAAATGAAAATGAGAGCTTTGGTTTCTTAGTCTCTGCAGCAGCGTCAGAAACATCTTATCAGCGCAATGGTATCGAATCTCTCGTCGGTTGGGGTGACATTGTTCCAACAACTTTTGAGCAAGATAGAGAACGTACAGCTATCAATGGTGCATTCCAATACCGCCCAACAGACAATTTGGAGTTTGGCTTAAGTATCATGACGCTTGATATGAAAGCAAACAATGCTAATACATCATTGTTCACTATGTTCCCAGATGATAAAGAAGCTGCATGTGAGCAAAAAAATTCATCAGGCACCTGTACTTTTTATCGCCGAGATGGCAAAGGCGCAAATCCAGGTTGGGCACAGACCTGGGCCCGTAAAGCGAGCATGGATTCAAACACATATGATTTGGATTTTAAGTACGATGCTGACAGCTATACGTTAGAAGGCCGTGTCGGTAACACCAAGTCTGAAGGTGGTACTGACATGACTTCAAACTACGGTTTCTGGCTTGGTGATGCGGCAGATTATGCTGGTACATACGATGCAACTGGCGATGTTATTAATATTGATATTGCTAAGAAATCATTTGGCGCTGAAGACTTTAAAGGCCAATTGGCACCAGCGGGTTGGTCTTTAAAGAAACAGCCTAATTCAGATGAAGAAACATACGCACAATTTGATGTTACTGTTCCTGTAGACCTTGGTGCTATTACTTCATTCAAGACGGGTGTGCGTTGGACTGATCACGATGTAAAGCAGGAAACATTCCCTGGGATCGTCAATGCTGATATTGCAGCAAAAGATGCATCTGAGTATTACTCAGGTACCGTGTCATCAGGTGCCGGTTTTACACTGCCTAAACCAAATTTAGATGCAATGCTTAAAGATGCGAATGCGGCAATCTCTGGATTTGATAAAGACAACACCGTTTATAAGTCAGGTTACGGTACGATTAGCGAAGAGAACTTAGCATTATACTTAATGGCTAATTTTGAAGCTGACGGGATCCGCGGTAACTTTGGTCTACGTTATATCTCTACTGATGCAACCTCTGATTACTATAACCTCCAATCAGACGGTTCTTACGCCGATGGTTTAAGCACTCTGGAATCAAGTTATAGCGATGTACTTCCAAGTGTTAACGTCGCATTTGACGTTGCACCAGATGTAATTATTCGTACCTCTGCTTCACAGGTTATTTCTCGTCCTAACTATGGTGATATGTTTGCCTCATCCGCTTTAGCGGGTTATGCGGATGGCACTGCGGGCAACGAAGTTGTGAACACTGGTAATATAGCACTAGAACCTTTTAAAGCGACTCAAGCCGACTTAGGTGTCGAGTGGTACTTCAGCCCAGACGGTATTGTTGCGGCAACTTACTTTATTAAAGATATCAGTTCATTCGTCACCTCAAACCAAATTCTTAACCAGAGCATTGGTATTGTTGACCCAGATTCTGGTGTAGATAGCTGGACCAAGTCAACCAAGAAAAACGGTACTGGTGGCCAAATCCAAGGTGTTGAACTTCAGCTTCAAGATTCATTTGAAAATGGTTTAGGCTATTCAGCTAACTATACGTTTGCAGATTCTGATGCTCCGGCTGACAATTACCCTGATCAAGTGAGTGTCTTCTCTGACTCTTCTAAGCACACCGTAAACTTAGTGGGTTATTATGAGATGGAAGACTTCTCTGCTCGAGTTGCTTATAACTGGCGTAGTGAATACATGATCCGTGAGCTACCAGGTTTCTACGGCAACCGTGAACACCAAGATTATGGAACCGTCGATTTGAGTGCTAACTACAATATTACTGATTACTTATCAGTGACGTTTGAAGTGGTTAACTTGCTTGAAGAAGACAGTGTTCAACTTGGTGTCGCACCAGATGCTGCTGAAGTTAAACCAGAGCTTAAAAACGGTTACCCAGCATGGAGCTTTGAAGGCGAAGCTCGTTATAAGGTTGGTGTAGCGCTACGTTTCTAA
- a CDS encoding P-II family nitrogen regulator → MKKVEAIIKPFKLDDVRESLAEIGINGMTVSEVKGFGRQKGHTELYRGAEYMVDFLPKVKIELVIQDEQLDQAIDVIVDTARTGKIGDGKIFVTDVERVIRIRTGEENEEAV, encoded by the coding sequence ATGAAAAAGGTCGAAGCTATTATTAAACCATTTAAGTTAGATGATGTACGTGAGTCACTTGCTGAGATTGGAATTAACGGAATGACGGTGTCTGAGGTTAAAGGCTTTGGACGTCAAAAAGGTCATACTGAGCTGTATCGCGGCGCGGAGTATATGGTCGATTTTTTACCTAAAGTAAAAATTGAACTGGTTATTCAAGATGAACAACTCGATCAAGCGATTGACGTTATTGTTGATACTGCTCGTACGGGAAAAATCGGTGATGGTAAGATTTTTGTGACTGATGTTGAAAGAGTCATTCGTATACGTACAGGCGAAGAAAACGAAGAAGCGGTATAA
- a CDS encoding type IV pilin protein: MNDLRKLDQHVIHGFTLIELMIVVAIIGILAAIAYPSYTDYVTKAGRSDGVTAVLNISNLQEQYYLDNRAYTTDLTKLGLSASYVTENGHYSVASTGGDSFTITASAEGAQKSRDSTCQTITLTDIGVKGPSAECWK, from the coding sequence ATGAATGATTTAAGAAAGCTAGACCAACACGTAATCCATGGGTTTACTCTAATAGAACTCATGATTGTTGTCGCAATTATTGGTATTTTAGCGGCGATAGCGTATCCGTCTTATACCGATTATGTGACTAAAGCAGGCCGTTCTGACGGCGTGACGGCAGTATTGAATATCTCTAATTTACAGGAGCAGTACTACTTAGATAATAGGGCCTACACCACAGATTTAACTAAGTTGGGTCTCTCTGCTTCATATGTGACGGAAAATGGACACTACAGCGTGGCTTCAACGGGTGGTGATAGTTTTACGATTACAGCATCTGCTGAAGGGGCACAGAAAAGCAGAGATTCAACTTGTCAGACAATTACTTTGACCGATATAGGGGTTAAAGGACCAAGTGCGGAGTGTTGGAAATGA
- a CDS encoding pilus assembly protein, which translates to MIFKRAAFSALFAMVTFSGASYGDDTELYVTDYSIGNGNTAKVLIIFDNSGSMKTIEEDAPGAYDSETTYEAISSAHSYQDDMVYFTKGVGIDNAGIDIPLSPSDSRRFIEEINGCNQSKPLLKEYGRFTGFVGEYLVKGQTGTWGDLRDNSGANYDTIDCYEDIIESDTANGLNKDGNSHPTGYPIDGVKNGKIPVPYTSNKDSSATQLGKGEVVTLYTANYLRWHAAAVAGVLPTTPQSRLDIAKDAIENVINTTSSVDFGLALFNMNYPSEGYRDGGRIVSGIQTMTPSAKKDLLDTISGTNAETNTPLCETLFEAYNYFAGNKVDFGKKDNDYSNWYDGNKPPRDKTIETGDNYESPFKVCPDVAYVIYITDGVPSQDSYANDDVIALGRSGVKEQAEDKTVAPDYSSFSENLSSRSYLPALASYLYHNDLVISPETLADGSKTEHMQTVRTFTIGFSKGAEDAAPLLAETAKRGGGDYFAATSGLSLQKALSDALLTIMKTNASFTSPSIASNNFDRTQTFDSAYYAMFLPGTGPRWTGNLKKLKVTSQGVLVDKNGDVAIGEQGNIKDTSCTFWSACSGKTDGNSVTEGGVLEKLKAMTPSNGVSLRTIYTNTASPFAQLKDVAASTLSPLMNIDDVDVPKTVKWLYGYDVDLDNGGSENDYRADIMGDPLHSKPLALNFGDKNSPDVRIMLGTNQGLVHMFKDYDSNGSNEVTESWAFMPKALLSNVGTLQKNVSGAHTVYGMDASPVAYTELDSTGKVEKAYVYMGMRRGGSSYYALNVSKPDSPSLMWTITSSTSGFSELGQSWSDPVVTTIPGHEGPVLIIGGGYDTRYDTDVIPSDPQGKAIYIVNAVSGALIHSFSNSGTNGTEVSGFSDSFPNSVAILDSNNDGKTDRIYATDVGGNVWRLDLAGTDKTKWSAFKFANLGGTGTNDRRFFAEVAVAQTVFSNIAQVTANGTVSTSYQNIPYDAVVVGSGKRPSPTSKDVTDMFFVLQDRNVVTKSFASTDTPAAITLASLYDVTTAAPVTESDNISFGKKIGWMYNFTGVGEKSLTAALIIDGKVYFTSFVPAINSVSELVCTASGQGRLYVFDLHKGTRTYSNTYYELGERVPDTPQIVIPVPESGEDPYIYIIGIGKGEKVGDDYSGTINVGSGLGVNKIYYHINE; encoded by the coding sequence ATGATATTCAAACGTGCCGCTTTTTCGGCGTTGTTCGCGATGGTTACTTTCTCAGGGGCGTCTTATGGCGATGATACTGAGCTTTATGTAACCGATTACTCTATTGGTAACGGTAATACAGCGAAGGTTTTGATTATCTTTGATAACTCAGGAAGTATGAAAACAATAGAAGAGGATGCGCCTGGCGCCTATGACTCTGAAACTACTTATGAGGCGATAAGTTCTGCTCACTCCTATCAAGATGACATGGTCTATTTTACTAAAGGGGTCGGCATTGATAATGCGGGTATTGATATACCGTTGAGCCCTTCGGATTCTCGTCGCTTTATAGAAGAGATCAATGGCTGTAATCAAAGTAAACCTTTATTAAAAGAGTATGGGCGTTTCACTGGCTTTGTTGGCGAGTATCTAGTTAAAGGGCAGACTGGGACTTGGGGAGATCTTAGAGATAATAGTGGCGCTAATTATGACACCATTGATTGTTATGAAGATATTATTGAAAGTGACACCGCTAACGGATTAAATAAAGATGGAAATAGCCATCCAACTGGTTATCCAATTGACGGTGTTAAAAATGGTAAAATACCCGTTCCTTATACCTCAAATAAAGACTCAAGTGCGACACAACTGGGTAAAGGTGAAGTTGTTACCTTATACACCGCCAATTACCTTAGATGGCACGCTGCGGCTGTTGCTGGGGTGCTTCCTACCACTCCACAATCCAGATTAGACATTGCTAAAGATGCGATAGAAAATGTTATTAACACCACTTCATCTGTCGATTTTGGGTTGGCACTTTTTAACATGAACTATCCATCTGAGGGTTATAGAGATGGTGGGCGTATAGTCTCCGGCATACAAACCATGACACCTTCTGCAAAGAAAGATCTACTGGATACCATCAGTGGCACCAATGCTGAAACCAATACACCATTGTGCGAGACTTTATTTGAAGCCTACAATTACTTTGCGGGAAACAAAGTTGATTTTGGCAAAAAAGATAACGACTACAGCAATTGGTATGATGGCAATAAACCGCCTCGCGATAAAACGATAGAGACAGGTGACAACTATGAATCACCTTTTAAAGTTTGTCCTGATGTTGCTTACGTTATCTACATTACCGATGGTGTACCAAGTCAAGATAGTTATGCAAATGATGATGTGATTGCATTAGGACGAAGTGGTGTTAAGGAGCAAGCTGAAGACAAAACAGTTGCACCAGACTACAGTTCATTTTCTGAAAACTTATCAAGCAGGAGTTATCTCCCAGCCCTAGCCAGCTATCTTTATCATAATGATTTGGTTATATCGCCAGAAACCTTGGCTGATGGCAGCAAGACTGAGCATATGCAAACGGTCAGAACCTTTACTATCGGCTTTAGTAAAGGGGCTGAGGACGCAGCCCCATTGTTGGCTGAAACAGCGAAAAGAGGCGGCGGTGACTATTTTGCTGCTACCAGCGGTTTGTCGTTGCAAAAAGCACTCAGCGATGCGCTATTAACGATTATGAAAACCAATGCAAGTTTTACCTCGCCTAGTATCGCCAGTAATAACTTTGATAGAACACAAACGTTCGACTCTGCATATTACGCGATGTTTTTACCTGGCACAGGCCCACGCTGGACTGGCAACTTAAAAAAGCTGAAAGTGACTTCTCAAGGGGTGCTTGTTGATAAAAATGGCGACGTTGCTATTGGCGAACAAGGTAATATTAAGGATACCTCTTGTACTTTCTGGAGTGCATGCTCAGGGAAAACAGATGGTAATAGTGTTACTGAAGGCGGAGTTTTGGAAAAGCTGAAGGCTATGACACCATCAAATGGTGTTAGCTTACGGACTATTTACACCAACACTGCTAGCCCGTTTGCTCAGTTAAAAGATGTTGCCGCTTCGACACTTTCACCGCTAATGAATATTGATGATGTTGATGTACCTAAAACGGTAAAGTGGTTATACGGCTATGATGTCGATCTTGATAATGGCGGCTCAGAAAATGATTATCGTGCAGATATTATGGGTGACCCGCTGCACTCAAAACCACTAGCATTAAACTTTGGTGATAAAAATAGTCCCGATGTACGGATTATGTTAGGGACGAATCAGGGGTTAGTGCATATGTTTAAGGACTATGACAGTAATGGCTCAAATGAGGTTACAGAGTCTTGGGCATTTATGCCTAAAGCACTGCTTTCAAACGTAGGTACACTTCAGAAGAACGTCTCAGGAGCTCATACTGTTTATGGAATGGATGCATCTCCGGTCGCCTACACTGAGCTTGATTCTACGGGCAAAGTAGAAAAAGCCTATGTTTATATGGGAATGAGAAGGGGCGGAAGTTCTTACTATGCTTTGAATGTGAGTAAGCCTGACTCACCTAGTTTAATGTGGACAATTACATCCAGCACTTCAGGTTTTTCTGAACTCGGTCAGAGCTGGTCTGATCCTGTTGTGACAACTATCCCAGGCCACGAAGGTCCAGTACTTATTATCGGCGGTGGTTACGACACTCGTTATGATACAGACGTTATTCCGTCAGATCCTCAAGGTAAAGCGATATATATTGTCAATGCAGTGAGCGGAGCGTTGATTCATTCGTTTAGTAACAGTGGGACAAATGGAACCGAGGTATCTGGTTTCTCTGATAGTTTCCCCAACTCTGTCGCAATTTTAGATAGTAATAATGATGGTAAAACAGATAGAATTTATGCCACAGATGTGGGCGGAAATGTATGGCGACTAGACTTAGCTGGCACCGATAAAACTAAATGGTCCGCTTTTAAATTTGCAAACCTCGGTGGTACGGGAACAAACGATAGACGCTTCTTCGCTGAAGTGGCTGTTGCTCAAACCGTGTTTAGTAATATCGCTCAGGTTACTGCTAATGGCACCGTTTCGACCAGTTATCAAAATATTCCCTATGATGCCGTTGTTGTCGGTAGTGGCAAGCGACCAAGCCCAACCAGCAAAGACGTAACTGATATGTTTTTTGTCCTACAAGACCGAAATGTGGTGACAAAGAGCTTTGCATCTACTGATACACCAGCGGCGATAACACTTGCCAGCTTATACGATGTAACAACAGCTGCACCAGTAACCGAATCAGATAATATTAGTTTTGGTAAAAAAATAGGCTGGATGTATAACTTTACTGGAGTTGGAGAGAAGAGTTTAACGGCAGCCTTGATCATTGATGGCAAAGTTTACTTTACCTCCTTTGTGCCAGCTATCAACTCTGTCTCTGAATTAGTTTGTACTGCATCAGGACAAGGGCGTTTGTATGTATTCGACCTGCACAAAGGAACTCGAACATACTCAAACACCTACTATGAGTTAGGTGAGAGGGTTCCTGATACTCCACAAATAGTAATACCCGTACCAGAATCTGGTGAAGACCCATATATCTACATTATCGGTATAGGTAAAGGAGAAAAAGTGGGTGATGATTATTCTGGGACGATCAATGTAGGCTCTGGTCTTGGCGTAAATAAAATCTATTACCACATAAATGAGTAA